ATTGCGCGGAAGGGGCTTTCGCGCCACCGGCCGCGGAGGAGCGGTTCTGATTGCCGCTGCTCGGTCGTGGGCTTATACTCTGACGGAAGACCAGTGATATCAGCACCCCTTCGGGCGTGTCAGACTGACGAGTGCACATGGCCATGCTGCTCATTCCTGCCATTGACCTGATGGACGGCAAGTGCGTGCGGCTCCTCCAGGGCCGGGCGGGCACGGAGACGGTCTATTCGGACGATCCGGTCTCGACGGCGAAGCGCTGGGAGGGCGAGGGCGCACGCATGCTGCACGTGGTAGACCTCGATGGGGCGTTCGAGGGCCGGCCGGTGAACTTCGACGCGGTCTGCGCGATTGTTGAGGCGGTGTCGATCCCCGTCGAGTTCGGCGGCGGGATCCGGGATGAGGCGACGCTCGGCGCCGTGCTTGCGACGCCGCTGCGGCGCGCCATCCTCGGCACGAAAGCGTGCGAGGCGGCGTTCCTGCGCGCGGCCGTGGCCGAGCATGGCGACCGGATCGCGGTCGGCATCGACGCGCGCGACGGGCTGGTGACGGTGAAAGGCTGGCAGGAGTTCACGGCGCTCGATGCGCCGGCGTTTGCACGGCACGTCGAGGCGCTTGGAGTCCGGACGGTGATCTTCACCGATGTGGCCGCCGACGGCACACTCGAAGGGCCGCGCACGGCGTCGCTCGAAGCCGTGCTGCGCGCCGTGTCGTGCGACGTGATCGCCTCGGGCGGCGTCGGCAGTCTCGATGACATCCGCCTGCTCCAGCGGTACGAACGTGACGGGCTGGCGGGCCTCATCATCGGCAAGGCGCTCTACACGGGTGACATCACGTTACGCGAGGCGTTGGAGGTGGCGGGCTGATGTTGGCAAAACGGATCATTCCATGTCTCGACGTGACCGGCGGCCGGGTTGTCAAGGGGATCAACTTCGTGCAGCTTCGCGACGCGGGCGATCCGGTCGAGTGCGCCCGCGCCTATGACGCGCAGGGCGCCGACGAGCTTGTGTTTCTCGACATCACGGCCTCGAGCGACGAGCGGGCCATCATGCTCGACGTGGTATCGCGTACGGCCGAGGAGGTGTTCATCCCGCTGACCGTCGGCGGCGGCACGCGTACAGTGGACGACATCCGCGCGCTGCTCAACGCAGGCGCCGACAAGGTGTCGATCAACACGGCGGCGGTGAGCGAGCCGGAGCTCGTGCGGCGCGCGTCGGACCGCGTCGGGGCGCAGTGCATCGTCGTGGCCATCGACGCGAAGCGGCATGCCGGAGGGTGGGAGGTCTACACGCACGGCGGGCGCCGGGCGACGGGGCTCGACGCGGTCGAGTGGGCCGCGCAGGTCGAGCGGCTCGGCGCGGGCGAGATCCTGCTCACAAGCATGGACTGCGACGGAACGAAAGATGGTTACGACGTGGCGCTGACGCGCGCGGTGTCCGAAGCGGTCGGCATTCCGGTGATCGCCTCGGGCGGCGCGGGCACGCTCGAGCACTTACGCGAGGCGCTCGTCGAGGGCAAGGCGGACGCCGTGCTCGCCGCGTCGATATTCCACTATGGCGAGTTCACGGTGAGCCAGGCGAAGGCATACCTGAGGCAACACGGTATTGAGGTAAGGACGTGAGTTTTCTTGACGAGGTGAAGTTCAATGAACAGGGACTGGTGCCGGCCGTCGTCCAGGACGCGGCCAACGGCGAGGTCCTCATGCTGGCGTACATGAACCGCGAGACGCTCCGGGAGACGATCGAGGGCGAGCGCCCCGTGTTCTGGAGCCGCAGCCGGCAGTCGCGCTGGGTCAAAGGCGAGACGAGCGGGAACACGCAGCGCACGGTTGACGTGTTATATGATTGCGACGTCGACACGCTCGTGGTCAGAATCAAGCAGCACGGGCCGGCGTGCCATAACAACTACCGGAGCTGCTTCTACCGGCGCATCAACCGGGATGGCACGACGACGGTTATTGCTGAGAAGATGGCACAGTCCTCGGACCAGTAGTCGCGGAGGATGCACGATGCAGAACGAGAAGAAACAACCTGTCGATGAACCCAAACAGGTCGCACCGGGTGACGAGGCCGCCGCTGACGGTGAGGCCCCGCCGATGAACCGTGCCGAGCGACGCGCGCGCAAGCACAAGCGCAAAGGCGAGCTGCGCCAGTTGCACAACCAGGGCAACCCGCTCAAGAGCGATTCGCGCGCCCATCTTGGGCGGATGCACCGGCGCAAAGCGATCTAGACACCCGCACGTGCAGACAATCGGGAAAGGACCAGCAGGGACGGGAGCGCGGCGATGCGAGCTGTAGTGCAGCGCGTGAGCCGCGCAGCGGTGCGTATCGGCGAACGCACGACAGGCGAGATCGGCGATGGACTGCTCGTGCTGCTCGGTGTGCATCGCGACGATACCGAGGCGCAGGCCGAGAAGCTGGCGGCGAAGCTCGTTGAGCTGCGGTGCTTCACCGACGAGGCGGGCAAGATGAACCTCTCGTGCCGCGACGTCGGCGGCGAGGTGCTCGTCGTGTCGCAGTTCACGCTGTACGGCGACTGCCGCAAGGGCCGCCGCCCGAGCTACACGGACGCCGCGCCGCCGGAGAAGGCGAACGCGCTCTACGAGTGCTTCGTCGGGCATCTTCGCACGCTCGGCGTGCGGCAGGTGGCCACGGGCGAGTTCGGCGCGATGATGTCGGTGTCACTCGTCAACGAAGGACCCGTTACGTTGATCGTCGATGTGTAGGTTGTTGCGTCTCACAGTCGGGGTGCTGTTGTCGTGCTCCGTCCTGGGCGCCGTCGCGCCGGCGCGTGCGGCCGAGCCGATGCCCGGCGGCAGCGAGATGAGCACGGTACGCAGCTACGGCGGGCAGTTCGTTGTCACGGCGCCCGACGTCGAGTACGCGAGCGTTCTGGCGCGGCGTTGCGAGCGGATCACGGAGGCCGTGGGGCGCCGGCTCGGCCTGCGCGGCCAATGGGACGGCAGGGCGTCGGTCTGGGTGCGCACGCGTACGGTCGAGGGCCCCAACGGGCCGGAGACGGTCTGGGACGCCGGGGTAAGCCGCAAGGACGTCACGCGCGCGGCGACCGGGCTGTGGTTTGGTCAGGTTGAGGAGTTTCTCGAGCTAGCCGTGACCTACCACGTCCTGCGCGACATTGCCGAGGTGTCGGCGGCCGCCAACGGCGGCACGCTCGAGGGCCGCCCGATCCCATTCTGGCTGACGGCGGGTCTGGCGCAACTCCTCGACACCGAGCACCGGCTCGAGCTGTTTCGCACGACGGCGACCGCCATCGAGGAGAAGCGATCGTTCCTGCTCAAAGATCTCTTCGAGCACGATGGGGAGTCTGCCGACGCGCGCGGCGCGCCCGACGTCGAGCAACGCGCGATCTTCCTCCAGCAATCGGCGACGGTCGTTGACTTCCTGCTTGGTTCGAAGCGCGGCGCCCAGCGGCTGCTCACCTCGCTCCAGCAGCTTCATCGGCGCAGCGGGTTCACGTTCTCGCTGCGGTGGGAGTATCGCGACCTCTATCCGACGCTCGACGCGATGCAGGCGGCGTGGGAGCAGTACGTGCACGAGCGGCCGCTCCACGTGCTGAGCGAAGGCCGTTTTTCGCTCGCGCAGACGGAAGCACGCCTCGAAGAGATCTTGCGCGTGACGATCCCGGTGATCGATCCGGAGACGATTGAAACATCGGAGGTGGTGACCGATTTCGAGGGGCTCTCGACACACAAGAACCGGCCCGTCGCGGTGCGGATCGCAAACGAGAAGGCCGAGCAAGTGCTCCAGCTCACGCTGCGGAGCGCATCGGAGTTCAAGCCGGCGCTCGAGGCGTACGCGCGCGCGCTCACAGCGATCCGCGACGGCGAGCGCGGCAGCTTCAAGCGCTGGTACAAGCGCGCCGGGCGCGAACACGAGGCGGTGCGCAGGCTGCCGTACTTCACGACGGGCGAGGCGGACTGATGCGTCTTGTGGCGACAAACGATGACGGCATTCACGCGCCGGGGCTCGGGGCGCTCGTCGAGGCGCTCGCGCCGCTCGGCGAAGTCGTCGTCGTGGCGCCTAACCGGGAGCGGAGCGCCACGGCGCACGCCATTACGCTGCACGAGCCGTTGCGCGTCGAGAAGGTGAGCCGCAACGGGGCGTTCTTCGGTCATGCCGTGAGCGGCACGCCGGTCGATTGCGTCAAGCTCGCCGTCGTGTCGCTGCTTGCCGAGCGCCCCGATTTCCTCGTCTCGGGCATCAATCCGGGCACGAACGTGGGCACGAACGCGATCTATTCGGGCACGGTGTCGGCCGCCCTCGAGGGGGCCATGAACGGTATCACGTCGCTCGCGGTCAGCATCGACGCCTCGGGCGACGTGTCCGGCGACGAGCTCGACTACGTGGGGGCGGCGGCATTCACGCGGCGGTTCATCGAGCGGCTCGCCTCGGGCGGGCTGGCGCGGCCGACCGCGTTCAATATCAACCTGCCCAACTTGCCGGCTGACCGGATCAAGGGCATGCGGTTCACCCATCAGGGCCGGCTCATGTTCCGCGAGGAGTTCCACGAGCGCACCGACCCGCAGCGGCGCGTCTACTACTGGCTCGGCGGCGAGCTGCCCGTGTCCGACGACGGCGCCCATGCCGACAGCACCGCCGTGCTCGACGGCTACATCGCCGTCACCCCCCTCCATTACGACCTGACCGACTACGACGCACTCGATCAGATGCGCGCGTGGGAGGTGGAGTAGGCGGGTTCTGTCGCCGTTATGGGGCTTCGATGCGTTGTGTCGCCACGAACCTGGGGATGACGCCCCGGGCGAAGCTCCGCCGGGCCTTCGGCCTTCCATGAGTAGGGCTTCGAGAGGCGGCGCTTTGCGTGCGACGGGGCGGCCGTTCGCGGTGGGGCCTTCACGCGAATGGCTTCCCGTGGTATGTGTATGTCGAGGGCTGGAGCAATGTGGTTGTCTTGCGCTCAGGGCGTGCCCGGTCTTGTGGAGGGCGGCGCATGAAGAGGATGCGCTGGTTGTACGTCGTCATGGTGCTCGTGGCGGTGGGCGTAATCGTCGGCGTGATCGCGCTGAGGCGATCGGGCCGCGACGGCCGCGCGGCGGGGCAATCGGCTGGGCCCGAGAAACACGCTTCCCGAGACCACCGGCAGCCGGCGTGGGGCAGCGGCTCAACAACGAGGCAGATGCGCACGCTGCGGACCGTTCCCGCCGAGCTCGACGGACAGGTGCGGATCGTGGGTCATGTGCTCTCGCCGGAAGGTCTTCCTCTTGCGGACGCGGAAGTGATCTGTGCAAGCGAACACGGGAACGTGCATGACAGAACGGATGTCTCGGGTCGCTTCGAGCGCACGATGCGGCCGGCGCCCGAGTTCGTACTCCTGGCCCAATGGCCATCGCACTACCATAGCGTCGTCGAGCAGGGCGTCGCGCAGTCCGAGTATGCGCCGACCCTCTACGGCCCCTTCCAGGTTGGGCCGGACCATGAAACGCGCGGTATTGAGATTGTCCTTGCTCGCGGCGCGTCCTTCTCGGGCAGAGTGACCGACGAGCGCGGCGCGCCGATCGAGGGGGCGTACGTTTTTCAGGCGAGAGCTGCGGCAGCGGAGGAGGAAGCCGACTCGCTGGCGGCTGGTCTACTCCACGACTGGCGCTGGGCGACGACGACAGCGGACGGGGGCTATCGGCGTGGCAGGCTGGCAGCGGGCCGGTGTGAGGTCTATGCCGACCATGGCGATTACCTGCGATCCGAGGTGCGGACCGTGACGCTGGCGGAAGGGCACGAATCCCAAAACGTGGACTTCGTTCTCAAAGACGGCGTAGCGATCTCGGGCCGGGTCATTGCGTGGGACGATGAGCCGTTGGCCGGGGCAGTCGTGTCGGCTGATGTGGAGGATTCGGGCGATTGGTTCGGGAGGGTCGGTGGCGCGCCGGGGAAAGGGATAAGCGCCACCGATGCGGAAGGACGCTTTGTCGTGCAGGGTCTGAAGCCGGGGTCGTATACGCTTCGGGTCTGCGTGGGCGATGTCAGTGCCCCGCTGTGCACGGGTCAGCACGTTGCCCCCACCCATGGTCTCGATCTGAAGACCTGTTCCCCGCCGCGGATCAAGGGGCGGGTGATCGACAAGGTGACGCGCCAGCCCGTCGAAGAGTTTTGGGCGGGTACAGATCCCGGCTACTCATGGGACCGGTGCGCTCGATGGGACGAGGACTCCGAGACAATGCACCATGCGGACGGGCGTTTCGAGCTGGTCTGTGGGCCTGGCCGTTATACGCTGCACATCTACCAGGTACCTGGCTACACGGCAGCACAGATCGATGCCAATCGGTGCCTCGAGGGACTGGAGCCGCAGGAGCTGCTCGTCGAGCTCACGGGCGGTACAACGCTGCTCTTCTACCCCACTTCGGCCGAGGACGGCCGGCTCGTGCCGGGCCTGTACATCCATGGCGACGGGGCTTTCGTCGGCAGCGTTGAGACGGATGAGAACGGGCTGGGCAGGCTTGACGGCGTTCCCCCCGGGAAACACACCTTCGAACTGTCCCATCCAGACTTCGCCTATCAGA
The genomic region above belongs to Verrucomicrobiota bacterium and contains:
- the hisF gene encoding imidazole glycerol phosphate synthase subunit HisF — translated: MLAKRIIPCLDVTGGRVVKGINFVQLRDAGDPVECARAYDAQGADELVFLDITASSDERAIMLDVVSRTAEEVFIPLTVGGGTRTVDDIRALLNAGADKVSINTAAVSEPELVRRASDRVGAQCIVVAIDAKRHAGGWEVYTHGGRRATGLDAVEWAAQVERLGAGEILLTSMDCDGTKDGYDVALTRAVSEAVGIPVIASGGAGTLEHLREALVEGKADAVLAASIFHYGEFTVSQAKAYLRQHGIEVRT
- the hisA gene encoding 1-(5-phosphoribosyl)-5-[(5-phosphoribosylamino)methylideneamino]imidazole-4-carboxamide isomerase; translated protein: MLLIPAIDLMDGKCVRLLQGRAGTETVYSDDPVSTAKRWEGEGARMLHVVDLDGAFEGRPVNFDAVCAIVEAVSIPVEFGGGIRDEATLGAVLATPLRRAILGTKACEAAFLRAAVAEHGDRIAVGIDARDGLVTVKGWQEFTALDAPAFARHVEALGVRTVIFTDVAADGTLEGPRTASLEAVLRAVSCDVIASGGVGSLDDIRLLQRYERDGLAGLIIGKALYTGDITLREALEVAG
- the surE gene encoding 5'/3'-nucleotidase SurE — encoded protein: MRLVATNDDGIHAPGLGALVEALAPLGEVVVVAPNRERSATAHAITLHEPLRVEKVSRNGAFFGHAVSGTPVDCVKLAVVSLLAERPDFLVSGINPGTNVGTNAIYSGTVSAALEGAMNGITSLAVSIDASGDVSGDELDYVGAAAFTRRFIERLASGGLARPTAFNINLPNLPADRIKGMRFTHQGRLMFREEFHERTDPQRRVYYWLGGELPVSDDGAHADSTAVLDGYIAVTPLHYDLTDYDALDQMRAWEVE
- a CDS encoding D-tyrosyl-tRNA(Tyr) deacylase produces the protein MRAVVQRVSRAAVRIGERTTGEIGDGLLVLLGVHRDDTEAQAEKLAAKLVELRCFTDEAGKMNLSCRDVGGEVLVVSQFTLYGDCRKGRRPSYTDAAPPEKANALYECFVGHLRTLGVRQVATGEFGAMMSVSLVNEGPVTLIVDV
- the hisI gene encoding phosphoribosyl-AMP cyclohydrolase, with protein sequence MSFLDEVKFNEQGLVPAVVQDAANGEVLMLAYMNRETLRETIEGERPVFWSRSRQSRWVKGETSGNTQRTVDVLYDCDVDTLVVRIKQHGPACHNNYRSCFYRRINRDGTTTVIAEKMAQSSDQ